The following are encoded together in the Kribbella sp. CA-293567 genome:
- a CDS encoding MSMEG_4193 family putative phosphomutase — translation MPTVILVRHGRSSANTSGVLAGRTPGVKLDDTGVQQATAVGERLAGLPLAAIITSPLDRCKQTAAAIAKHHSTLRPATDRRLTECGYGDWTGQKIATLAKDPLWAVVQAHPSGVTFPNGESMRGMQQRAVDAIRAHDAAIAASHGENAVWVAVSHGDVIKAIVSDALGQHLDSFQRIVVDTASTTIITYTRTRPFLVRLNDSGSDLSSLVLPPPAKAKGRARKSAVQSSDAVVGGR, via the coding sequence ATGCCCACGGTGATTCTGGTCCGGCACGGACGCAGCAGTGCCAACACATCCGGCGTACTGGCCGGCCGGACGCCCGGGGTGAAGCTCGACGACACCGGCGTACAGCAGGCGACAGCGGTGGGTGAGCGGCTGGCCGGGCTGCCGCTGGCCGCGATCATCACCTCGCCGCTGGACCGCTGCAAGCAGACCGCTGCGGCGATCGCCAAACACCACTCGACGTTGCGTCCGGCAACGGACCGGCGGCTGACCGAGTGCGGGTACGGCGACTGGACCGGCCAGAAGATCGCGACGCTGGCCAAGGACCCGCTCTGGGCGGTCGTCCAGGCGCATCCGTCCGGCGTGACGTTCCCGAACGGCGAGTCGATGCGCGGCATGCAGCAGCGCGCGGTGGACGCGATCCGGGCGCACGACGCGGCGATCGCGGCTTCGCACGGCGAGAATGCGGTCTGGGTGGCGGTCTCGCACGGCGACGTGATCAAGGCGATCGTCTCGGACGCGCTCGGCCAGCACCTGGACAGCTTCCAGCGGATCGTCGTCGACACCGCCTCCACCACCATCATCACCTACACCCGGACCCGGCCGTTCCTGGTCCGGCTGAACGACTCCGGCAGCGACCTCAGCTCGCTCGTTCTGCCGCCGCCCGCGAAGGCCAAAGGACGCGCCAGGAAGTCCGCGGTCCAGTCCTCCGACGCGGTAGTAGGCGGACGGTAA
- a CDS encoding L,D-transpeptidase — MRKVRADERGGGSIGALAVLLVLATVAVVGFLGNRKDAAAVVDLTVLPGSSTHTTIAAAPLDPEPFGGTDGLVVHPRTQTALYSAPDAEPFAKIGPTQFGPTWLPVVGRADGWVQVLLPSKPNRSTGWLRDDGLDRATSPYLIRVHTGSRTIELFENGKSLGNWKAGVGAKATPTPSGRTFLLGSIIDSKRSASPIVLPLGAHSPTLDTFGGGPGTVAIHGWPRSEVFGAAISAGCVRVPKVALGKLQKVPLGTLVLIDGK; from the coding sequence ATGCGCAAGGTACGCGCGGACGAGCGCGGTGGCGGATCGATCGGCGCCCTTGCCGTGCTCCTGGTACTGGCCACCGTCGCGGTCGTCGGCTTCCTCGGCAACCGCAAGGACGCGGCGGCCGTGGTCGATCTGACCGTGCTGCCCGGCTCGTCGACGCACACCACGATCGCCGCCGCGCCGCTCGATCCCGAACCGTTCGGCGGAACCGACGGGCTCGTCGTCCATCCCCGCACTCAGACAGCTCTGTACTCCGCGCCCGACGCCGAACCGTTCGCCAAGATCGGGCCGACCCAGTTCGGGCCGACCTGGCTGCCGGTGGTCGGGCGGGCCGACGGCTGGGTGCAGGTGCTGTTGCCCTCGAAGCCGAACCGTTCCACCGGCTGGCTGCGGGACGACGGCCTGGACCGCGCCACCTCGCCGTACCTGATCCGCGTGCACACCGGGTCGCGGACGATCGAGCTGTTCGAGAACGGCAAGAGCCTCGGCAACTGGAAGGCCGGCGTCGGCGCGAAGGCGACACCGACCCCGTCCGGACGCACCTTTCTGCTCGGGTCGATCATCGACAGCAAGCGGTCGGCCTCGCCGATCGTGCTGCCGCTGGGTGCGCACAGTCCCACTCTGGACACGTTCGGTGGCGGTCCTGGTACCGTCGCGATCCATGGCTGGCCCCGCTCGGAGGTCTTCGGCGCGGCAATCAGCGCCGGCTGCGTCCGGGTGCCGAAGGTCGCCCTCGGCAAGCTTCAGAAGGTTCCGCTGGGGACCCTCGTCCTGATCGACGGCAAGTAG
- a CDS encoding RNA polymerase sigma factor, whose product MTTIPKPALRAVQGDDEERFRTLFESHVRELLGYALRRCGSPDDAADVVGDTMLVAWRRLGEVPSDGTAKLWLYGVARRVLANQRRGGVRRERLGERLRHELVQVVPDPADATESGTVLRAAIAKLGDDDRELIMLTTWEGLEPSEAALVLGVPARTVRTRLHRARARLRKLLGDAFEDRGHEREDQQAQSVQEER is encoded by the coding sequence ATGACCACTATCCCAAAACCGGCGCTGCGCGCGGTCCAGGGCGATGACGAGGAAAGGTTCCGCACACTCTTCGAGAGTCACGTGCGCGAACTGCTCGGCTACGCCCTGCGCCGCTGCGGATCGCCGGACGACGCGGCGGACGTCGTCGGCGACACCATGCTGGTCGCCTGGCGCCGGCTCGGCGAGGTCCCGTCCGACGGAACCGCCAAACTCTGGCTGTACGGCGTCGCCCGCCGGGTCCTCGCCAACCAGCGACGTGGCGGAGTACGCCGGGAGCGACTCGGCGAACGGCTGCGCCACGAACTCGTCCAGGTGGTCCCGGATCCCGCCGACGCGACCGAGTCCGGCACCGTACTGCGAGCCGCGATCGCGAAGCTCGGCGACGACGATCGGGAGCTGATCATGCTGACCACCTGGGAGGGGCTGGAGCCGAGCGAGGCGGCCCTGGTCCTCGGCGTACCGGCCCGGACCGTCCGGACCAGGCTGCACCGGGCCCGGGCCAGACTGCGGAAGTTGCTCGGAGACGCTTTCGAGGATCGCGGACATGAACGGGAAGACCAGCAAGCGCAATCAGTTCAGGAGGAGCGATGA
- a CDS encoding AraC family transcriptional regulator — translation MDPLDELLYAVRANGAVLGTPALSAGSALRFTDAPALTLCSPLRGEGWLLVDGESVHLVPGQTAVVRGPEPFVFTTDPGLAIDPIDVRCDGSIGAETAGGTVLLAGAFTVRQEMPRRLLNALPPVLVIAEEEDCTPLLNYLEASLATGKLGRQVSLDRLVDWLMVCTLREWFDRNSPRWYTALSDSVVGPVLQAMHRSPADPWTLASLAEVANVSRTTLARRFTDLTGESPLGYLTDLRMTLAADLLTEPGASVTAVARRIGYADAFSFSAAFKRERGISPSNLSQPATV, via the coding sequence ATGGATCCCCTCGACGAGCTCCTGTACGCCGTCCGCGCGAACGGCGCCGTCCTCGGTACGCCGGCCCTGTCCGCCGGCTCGGCGCTGCGCTTCACCGACGCGCCGGCGCTCACCCTGTGCTCACCCCTGCGCGGCGAAGGCTGGCTGCTCGTCGACGGCGAGTCCGTGCACCTCGTACCTGGTCAGACCGCGGTCGTCCGTGGCCCCGAGCCCTTCGTCTTCACCACCGACCCGGGCCTGGCCATCGACCCGATCGATGTCCGCTGCGACGGGAGCATCGGAGCGGAAACGGCCGGCGGTACCGTGCTGCTGGCCGGTGCCTTCACCGTCCGGCAGGAGATGCCCAGACGCCTCCTGAACGCGCTCCCTCCGGTCCTGGTGATCGCCGAGGAGGAGGACTGCACGCCACTGCTCAACTACCTCGAAGCAAGTCTCGCCACCGGCAAGCTCGGGCGGCAGGTGAGCCTCGACCGGCTGGTCGACTGGCTGATGGTCTGCACCCTGCGCGAATGGTTCGACCGCAACTCACCCCGCTGGTACACGGCCCTCAGCGACAGCGTCGTCGGCCCGGTCCTCCAGGCGATGCACCGCTCCCCCGCCGACCCATGGACGCTCGCCTCCCTCGCTGAGGTCGCCAACGTCTCCCGGACCACCCTCGCCCGTCGCTTCACCGACCTCACCGGCGAAAGCCCCCTCGGCTACCTGACCGACCTGCGAATGACCCTCGCCGCAGACCTCCTGACCGAACCAGGCGCCTCGGTAACAGCCGTCGCCCGCCGCATCGGGTACGCCGACGCGTTCAGCTTCAGCGCCGCCTTCAAACGTGAACGGGGCATCAGCCCCAGCAACCTCAGCCAACCCGCCACCGTCTGA
- the mshC gene encoding cysteine--1-D-myo-inosityl 2-amino-2-deoxy-alpha-D-glucopyranoside ligase, protein MQAWTKPEIPVVAGPARRLRLYDTASAGLVEVTPAGDGPARIYVCGITPYDATHMGHAATYVTFDLINRLWLDAGHAVHYTQNITDVDDPLLERAAATGVDWTELALSEIQLFRDDMTALRVMPPQNYVGVVESIDLVAKAVGDLQRAGAVYDVDGDLYFAVKADPAFGGVSNYDSETMRALFAERGGDPDREGKRDPLDSLLWRAERPGEPAWESPFGRGRPGWHVECSAIALEYLGMTFDVQGGGTDLIFPHHEMSASGAQVATGEHPFARAYVHQAMVGLDGEKMSKSKGNLVLVSKERQAGTDPMAIRLALLAHHYRTEWFWTASDLLDAQERLDVWRGAVGRGSGPDGAAAVDALRAALTNDLDTVAALAAVDQWAETNGDDTSAPALVAQAVDALLGVAL, encoded by the coding sequence ATGCAGGCGTGGACGAAACCAGAAATCCCGGTGGTAGCCGGTCCGGCGCGGCGTCTTCGCCTCTACGACACAGCGTCGGCGGGGCTGGTCGAGGTGACCCCGGCAGGCGACGGGCCGGCCCGGATCTACGTCTGCGGCATCACGCCGTACGACGCGACCCACATGGGCCACGCTGCGACCTATGTCACATTCGACCTGATCAACCGGCTCTGGCTCGATGCCGGGCACGCCGTGCACTACACCCAGAACATCACCGACGTGGACGACCCGCTGCTCGAGCGCGCGGCCGCGACCGGCGTCGACTGGACCGAGCTGGCGCTGTCGGAGATCCAACTGTTCCGCGACGACATGACCGCGTTGCGGGTGATGCCGCCGCAGAACTACGTCGGCGTGGTCGAGTCGATCGATCTGGTCGCGAAGGCGGTCGGGGATCTGCAGCGGGCCGGCGCGGTGTACGACGTGGACGGCGATCTGTACTTCGCCGTGAAGGCCGACCCGGCCTTCGGTGGGGTCTCCAACTACGACAGCGAGACGATGCGGGCGCTGTTCGCCGAGCGGGGCGGCGATCCCGATCGCGAGGGCAAGCGCGACCCGCTGGACAGCCTGCTGTGGCGGGCCGAGCGGCCGGGCGAGCCGGCTTGGGAGTCGCCCTTCGGCCGCGGCCGGCCGGGCTGGCACGTCGAGTGCTCGGCGATCGCGCTGGAGTACCTCGGCATGACGTTCGACGTCCAGGGTGGTGGCACCGACCTGATCTTCCCGCACCACGAGATGTCGGCCAGCGGCGCGCAGGTCGCGACCGGGGAGCACCCGTTCGCCCGGGCCTACGTGCACCAGGCGATGGTCGGGCTGGACGGCGAGAAGATGTCGAAGTCCAAGGGCAATCTGGTGCTGGTCTCCAAGGAGCGGCAGGCCGGCACCGATCCGATGGCGATCCGGCTGGCGCTGCTCGCGCATCACTACCGCACGGAGTGGTTCTGGACGGCGTCCGATCTCCTCGATGCGCAGGAGCGGCTCGACGTGTGGCGGGGCGCGGTCGGCCGGGGCTCGGGCCCGGACGGTGCCGCCGCGGTGGACGCTCTGCGTGCGGCGCTGACCAACGACCTCGACACGGTGGCCGCGCTGGCGGCTGTCGATCAGTGGGCCGAGACCAACGGTGACGACACCTCGGCGCCGGCGCTGGTGGCGCAGGCGGTCGACGCGTTGCTGGGGGTTGCGCTGTAG
- a CDS encoding SCO1664 family protein produces the protein MIDPDLLARGELDLLGRLMAASNGTFQGTVTLGGESATVVYKPVEGERPLWDFPDGTLAQREYGAYVVSEALGWNVVPPTLLRDGPLGLGMVQLWIDEVELPAGETELVDIVPQGRVPKGWVGVLDALDGRHNPVTLVHADNLALQRMAVFDAVVNNADRKGGHVLNPGDGRVFGVDHGVTFNADDKLRTVLWGWAGTPVPAELLEDVRRLADGLAGQLGAELNELITAVELTATRERCATMLKTGTFPLPSEDWPAIPWPAF, from the coding sequence ATGATCGATCCGGACCTGCTCGCCCGCGGCGAGCTGGATCTGCTAGGCCGGCTGATGGCGGCGTCCAACGGAACCTTCCAGGGCACGGTCACCCTCGGCGGTGAGTCGGCGACGGTCGTGTACAAACCGGTCGAGGGCGAGCGCCCGCTGTGGGACTTCCCGGACGGAACCTTGGCGCAGCGGGAGTACGGCGCGTACGTCGTCTCGGAGGCGCTCGGCTGGAACGTCGTACCGCCGACGCTGCTGCGCGACGGGCCGCTGGGCCTCGGCATGGTGCAGTTGTGGATCGACGAGGTGGAACTGCCGGCGGGCGAGACCGAACTGGTCGACATCGTTCCGCAGGGACGGGTGCCGAAGGGCTGGGTCGGGGTGCTCGACGCGCTCGACGGCCGGCACAACCCGGTGACGCTGGTCCATGCCGACAACCTCGCGCTGCAGCGGATGGCCGTGTTCGATGCCGTGGTCAACAATGCCGATCGCAAGGGTGGGCATGTGCTGAATCCCGGCGACGGGCGGGTGTTCGGGGTGGATCACGGGGTGACGTTCAACGCCGACGACAAGTTGCGGACGGTGCTCTGGGGATGGGCCGGTACGCCGGTGCCGGCGGAGCTGCTGGAGGACGTGCGAAGGCTCGCGGACGGGCTGGCCGGCCAGCTGGGGGCGGAGCTGAACGAGCTGATCACCGCGGTGGAGTTGACTGCGACCCGCGAGCGGTGCGCGACGATGCTGAAGACAGGCACGTTTCCGCTGCCGAGTGAGGACTGGCCGGCTATTCCGTGGCCGGCATTCTGA
- a CDS encoding PAC2 family protein has product MVDLANLRDPVVIAAFEGWNDAAEAATGAVDHLIEEWDAELVTAIDPEDYYDFQVKRPEVEFDDEGVRRLTWPTTRIFLARPDDTGRDVLLIRGIEPNMRWRGFCRELLEVVDESNAQLVVVLGALLADSPHTRPIPVSASSSDPELTASWSLEPSSYEGPTGITGVFADLCGALGVPAVSIWSAIPHYIAGTPCPKASLALLSKVEALLDLPIPEGELPELARAWQRGADELSEEDPEVAEYVASLEEQRDTTDLPEASGDAIAAEFERYLRRRNTDRPE; this is encoded by the coding sequence GTGGTAGATCTCGCGAACCTGAGGGATCCGGTCGTGATCGCCGCGTTCGAAGGCTGGAACGACGCGGCCGAAGCGGCCACCGGAGCGGTCGATCACCTGATCGAGGAGTGGGACGCCGAACTGGTCACCGCGATCGACCCGGAGGACTACTACGACTTCCAGGTGAAACGGCCCGAGGTCGAGTTCGACGACGAGGGGGTCCGGCGGCTGACCTGGCCGACCACCCGGATCTTCCTGGCGCGTCCCGACGACACCGGCCGCGACGTGCTGCTGATCCGCGGCATCGAGCCGAACATGCGCTGGCGCGGGTTCTGCCGCGAACTGCTCGAGGTGGTCGACGAGTCGAACGCGCAACTCGTCGTCGTCCTCGGCGCGCTGCTCGCCGACTCGCCGCACACCCGGCCCATCCCGGTCTCGGCGTCCTCCTCGGATCCGGAACTGACCGCCTCCTGGAGCCTGGAGCCGTCGAGCTACGAAGGCCCGACCGGCATCACCGGCGTCTTCGCCGACCTGTGCGGCGCCCTCGGCGTACCGGCGGTCTCGATCTGGTCGGCCATCCCGCACTACATCGCCGGTACGCCGTGCCCGAAGGCGTCGCTGGCCCTGCTCAGCAAGGTCGAGGCGCTGCTCGACCTGCCGATCCCGGAGGGCGAGCTGCCCGAGCTGGCCCGGGCCTGGCAGCGCGGCGCGGACGAGCTGAGCGAGGAGGACCCGGAGGTCGCGGAGTACGTCGCCTCGCTGGAGGAGCAGCGCGACACCACCGACCTGCCCGAGGCCAGCGGAGACGCGATCGCCGCCGAGTTCGAGCGGTACCTGCGCCGGCGCAACACCGATCGCCCTGAGTGA
- a CDS encoding NmrA family NAD(P)-binding protein, translated as MTILVLAATGKTGRRLVPQLRADGNEVRAASRSGEARFDWNEPETWAAVLAGVRAVYLVAPEDPEPVEAFVAQAVRAGVERFVVLSGRELEQAEGRFGGEMLAAERAVAASGVGWTVLRSNNFNQNFDEYTWREPLLAGRLGLPIGATGEPFIDTQDVAEVAALALTEAGHFGQVYELSGPESLTFGEAVRMISAALGRPIEYVELTPAEYEAELLAEGFPAEVAGALGGMFEMMREGLITTPTDTVEKLLGRPATTFAEYVGRVWPPH; from the coding sequence ATGACGATTCTGGTGCTGGCAGCGACAGGGAAGACGGGCCGCCGACTGGTCCCGCAGTTGAGGGCCGATGGCAACGAAGTACGGGCGGCGTCGCGGTCCGGGGAGGCGCGGTTCGACTGGAACGAACCGGAGACGTGGGCGGCGGTGCTGGCCGGCGTACGGGCGGTGTACCTGGTGGCGCCGGAGGATCCGGAGCCGGTCGAGGCGTTCGTGGCGCAGGCGGTCCGGGCCGGGGTGGAGCGGTTCGTCGTGCTGTCCGGGCGTGAGCTCGAGCAGGCCGAGGGGCGGTTCGGCGGCGAGATGCTGGCGGCGGAGCGAGCGGTGGCCGCCTCAGGTGTCGGCTGGACGGTGTTGCGGTCGAACAACTTCAACCAGAACTTCGACGAGTACACCTGGCGCGAACCGTTGCTGGCCGGGCGGCTGGGGCTGCCGATCGGGGCGACGGGGGAGCCGTTCATCGACACCCAGGACGTCGCCGAGGTCGCGGCGCTGGCGCTGACCGAAGCCGGGCACTTCGGCCAGGTGTACGAGTTGAGCGGGCCGGAGTCGCTGACCTTCGGCGAAGCGGTCCGGATGATCTCCGCGGCGCTCGGACGGCCGATCGAGTACGTCGAGCTGACACCGGCGGAGTACGAGGCGGAGTTGCTCGCCGAGGGCTTTCCGGCCGAGGTGGCCGGTGCGCTCGGCGGGATGTTCGAGATGATGCGGGAGGGGCTCATCACGACGCCGACCGACACGGTGGAGAAGCTGCTCGGCCGGCCCGCGACCACCTTCGCGGAGTACGTCGGCCGCGTCTGGCCACCGCACTAG
- a CDS encoding HAD family hydrolase has product MTLQAVLWDMDGTLVDSEPEWARVQIELLTELGGTWTVEDCMALVGSDLSHAVEVWMARLPDGAIEPDALAERMYGEVVRALKEGVVMRPGALELLTGLKAAGIPCALVSASYRVMIDAVLSHLPPDLFDVIVAGDEVRNGKPHPEPYLKAAAELQVDPANCVVIEDSPGGTQAGTAAGAFVIAVPQWVPIPEAPRRLVLKSLESLTPDALRDLLR; this is encoded by the coding sequence ATGACCCTCCAAGCGGTGCTCTGGGACATGGACGGCACGTTGGTCGACTCCGAGCCCGAGTGGGCCCGGGTGCAGATCGAGCTGCTCACCGAACTCGGCGGGACCTGGACGGTCGAGGACTGTATGGCGCTGGTCGGCAGCGACCTGTCGCACGCGGTCGAGGTGTGGATGGCACGGCTGCCCGACGGCGCGATCGAGCCCGATGCCCTGGCCGAGCGGATGTACGGCGAAGTGGTGCGCGCGTTGAAGGAGGGCGTCGTGATGCGCCCTGGCGCGCTGGAGTTGCTGACCGGGCTGAAGGCGGCGGGGATCCCGTGCGCGCTGGTCTCGGCGTCGTACCGGGTGATGATCGACGCGGTGCTGTCGCATCTGCCGCCGGATCTGTTCGACGTGATCGTGGCCGGCGACGAGGTGCGCAACGGCAAACCGCACCCCGAGCCGTACCTGAAGGCCGCGGCCGAGCTGCAGGTCGACCCGGCGAACTGCGTGGTGATCGAGGACTCGCCGGGCGGCACCCAGGCCGGTACGGCGGCGGGCGCGTTCGTCATCGCCGTACCGCAGTGGGTGCCGATCCCGGAGGCGCCACGAAGGCTGGTGCTGAAGTCACTGGAGTCGCTCACTCCGGACGCGCTGCGCGACCTGCTCCGCTGA
- a CDS encoding DUF3090 domain-containing protein gives MARVVHSYDDPDRFVAGTVGEPGARTFFLQARTGNRLTSVACEKEQVMALAERLDVMLDEVARRFDREPAGQTTLEDTDPLEQPIEEEFRAGTMTLAWEADAEKVVIEVFAVVATEQAELEETDPVAAALESEDAEVFIVRISEEQARAFARRAVALVASGRPSCPFCGRPIDPEGHICPRANGYRRHVRE, from the coding sequence ATGGCGCGCGTAGTGCATTCGTATGACGATCCGGACCGGTTCGTCGCCGGCACCGTCGGTGAACCCGGTGCCCGGACCTTTTTCCTGCAGGCCAGGACGGGGAACCGGCTGACCTCGGTGGCCTGTGAGAAGGAACAGGTGATGGCGCTCGCGGAGCGGCTGGACGTGATGCTGGACGAGGTGGCGCGGCGGTTCGACCGTGAGCCGGCCGGCCAGACCACGCTGGAGGACACCGATCCGCTGGAGCAGCCGATCGAGGAGGAGTTCCGGGCCGGCACCATGACGCTGGCCTGGGAGGCCGACGCCGAGAAGGTGGTGATCGAGGTCTTCGCGGTGGTGGCCACCGAACAGGCCGAGCTGGAGGAGACCGATCCGGTCGCGGCGGCGCTGGAGTCGGAGGACGCCGAGGTCTTCATCGTCCGGATCAGCGAGGAGCAGGCTCGCGCGTTCGCCCGGCGGGCGGTCGCGCTGGTCGCCTCCGGCCGGCCGAGCTGCCCGTTCTGCGGCCGCCCGATCGACCCGGAGGGGCACATCTGCCCGCGGGCCAACGGCTACCGCAGGCACGTCCGCGAATGA
- a CDS encoding ABC transporter substrate-binding protein encodes MVTVLKRRAAWLAAVGLLAGSFAACGKSGPDRPNEGGATPKDLVIKVATTDAVGSLDPAGPYEIGSRTLQSNLYQTLLTIIPGKPTPVPEAADCQYDAPTTYTCSLKDDLTFPNGHELTSSDVKFSFERMLKLKTPGGPAGLFASLASVTTPDKLTAVFTLKKPDARLPYLLTTTAASIVDEEFYPATKLLADKAMGSGPYELKSYQPGSAAVLGKFKKYRGSRAAQNDSIEVSFLTDAASLTQALTSGKADVGFHGFGPGTLDRLRAGGEVQVVDAGSAEIRFFSFHMRSVVARNPAVRRAVAQLIDRPALVKKAHGDHVTPLYSVVPAGFAGQVDAFRTQYKEPNKTAAAAILREAGFTTPVTLNVGWTPFQYGAGAKAEVLELKRQLEASGLFKVVLRSADWPKYLQQARAGAYDLYQAGLFPDYLDSGDYLQPFVRDGGMFQNGYRSSAANKLMDQEIAEQNQIEREASLTELQVLLAADAPVIPSWQGRFTVVAGKSVEDVDKALSPLSFLYFSPLRK; translated from the coding sequence ATGGTGACTGTGCTGAAGCGTCGCGCCGCGTGGCTCGCGGCGGTCGGTCTGCTGGCGGGTTCGTTCGCGGCCTGCGGCAAGTCCGGGCCGGACCGTCCGAACGAGGGCGGAGCGACGCCGAAGGACCTGGTCATCAAGGTCGCGACCACCGACGCCGTCGGCTCGCTCGACCCGGCCGGACCGTACGAGATCGGCTCGCGCACCTTGCAGTCGAACCTGTACCAGACACTGCTGACGATCATCCCTGGCAAGCCCACGCCGGTGCCGGAAGCCGCCGACTGCCAGTACGACGCGCCCACGACGTACACCTGCAGCCTGAAGGACGACCTGACCTTCCCGAACGGGCACGAGCTGACCTCGTCGGACGTGAAGTTCAGCTTCGAGCGGATGCTGAAGCTCAAGACGCCCGGTGGACCGGCCGGACTGTTCGCTTCGCTGGCCTCCGTGACCACGCCGGACAAGTTGACCGCCGTCTTCACCCTGAAGAAGCCCGACGCGCGGTTGCCCTACCTGCTGACCACGACGGCGGCTTCGATCGTCGACGAGGAGTTCTACCCGGCCACCAAGTTGCTGGCCGACAAGGCCATGGGCAGCGGGCCGTACGAACTGAAGTCGTACCAGCCCGGCTCGGCCGCGGTGCTCGGCAAGTTCAAGAAGTACCGCGGCTCGCGCGCCGCGCAGAACGACTCGATCGAGGTCAGCTTCCTGACCGACGCGGCGTCGTTGACGCAGGCGCTGACCAGCGGCAAGGCCGATGTCGGCTTCCACGGCTTCGGGCCGGGCACCCTGGACCGGCTCCGGGCCGGCGGCGAGGTGCAGGTGGTCGACGCCGGTTCGGCGGAGATCCGGTTCTTCAGCTTCCACATGCGGTCGGTGGTGGCGCGCAATCCCGCCGTACGACGGGCCGTGGCGCAGCTGATCGATCGGCCGGCGCTGGTGAAGAAGGCACACGGCGATCACGTGACGCCGCTCTACTCGGTGGTGCCGGCCGGCTTCGCGGGGCAGGTCGACGCGTTCCGGACGCAGTACAAGGAGCCGAACAAGACGGCCGCGGCGGCGATCCTGCGAGAGGCCGGGTTCACCACGCCGGTGACGCTGAACGTGGGCTGGACGCCGTTCCAGTACGGCGCGGGCGCGAAGGCCGAAGTACTGGAGTTGAAGCGCCAGTTGGAGGCGTCGGGGCTGTTCAAGGTGGTACTGCGCAGCGCGGACTGGCCGAAGTACCTGCAGCAGGCGCGAGCCGGGGCGTACGACCTCTACCAGGCCGGGCTGTTCCCCGACTACCTCGACAGCGGTGACTACCTGCAGCCGTTCGTGCGCGACGGCGGGATGTTCCAGAACGGGTACCGCAGCTCGGCGGCGAACAAGCTGATGGATCAGGAGATCGCCGAGCAGAACCAGATCGAACGCGAAGCGTCACTGACCGAGCTGCAGGTCCTGCTGGCCGCCGACGCCCCGGTGATTCCGAGCTGGCAGGGCCGGTTCACGGTGGTCGCCGGCAAGAGCGTCGAGGACGTGGACAAGGCGCTGAGCCCACTGTCGTTCCTGTACTTCTCCCCGCTGCGGAAGTAG
- the corA gene encoding magnesium/cobalt transporter CorA has product MIVDCGVYSEGERHDLPKDPETVARAIDDDGQAFGWVGLYEPTEAELSRVQELFGLHPLAVEDALSPHQRPKVERYDDSFVMVLRTLWYVDAEDAVETGQVSIFVGKRYVVTVRHGEGAPLSTARQELEDRASVLGHGPAAVLWAICDSVVDGYEAVASSVEVDVDEVESSVFSPERTSDAARIYTLKREVLEMRRAIGPLREPIEAFAHGGVPGIGHESAPFFRDVADHVIRVSDQTEALDTLLSSALNAHLARVSVQQNDDMRRISAWVAIAVAPTMIAGVYGMNFDNMPELHWHYGYFAVLALMFVTCGSMYAGFRKAGWL; this is encoded by the coding sequence GTGATCGTGGATTGCGGGGTCTATTCCGAGGGCGAGCGGCACGACCTGCCCAAGGATCCCGAGACGGTGGCGCGGGCGATCGACGACGACGGCCAGGCGTTCGGCTGGGTCGGGCTGTACGAGCCGACCGAGGCGGAGCTGAGCCGGGTCCAGGAGCTGTTCGGCCTGCACCCGCTCGCGGTCGAGGACGCGCTGTCGCCGCACCAGCGGCCCAAGGTCGAGCGGTACGACGACTCCTTCGTGATGGTCCTCCGCACCCTCTGGTACGTCGACGCCGAGGACGCCGTCGAGACCGGCCAGGTCAGCATCTTCGTCGGCAAGCGGTACGTCGTCACCGTCCGGCACGGCGAAGGCGCCCCGCTGTCCACCGCCCGGCAGGAGCTGGAGGACCGCGCCTCGGTGCTCGGCCACGGTCCGGCCGCGGTGCTCTGGGCGATCTGCGACTCCGTCGTCGACGGCTACGAGGCGGTCGCGAGCTCGGTCGAGGTGGACGTCGACGAGGTGGAGAGCTCGGTCTTCTCGCCCGAACGCACCTCCGACGCGGCCCGGATCTACACCCTCAAGCGCGAGGTGCTGGAGATGCGCCGGGCGATCGGCCCGCTGCGGGAGCCGATCGAGGCGTTCGCGCACGGCGGCGTACCGGGGATCGGTCACGAGTCCGCGCCGTTCTTCCGCGACGTAGCCGACCATGTGATCCGCGTCTCCGACCAGACCGAGGCGCTCGACACCCTGCTCAGCTCGGCCCTGAACGCCCACCTGGCCCGCGTCTCGGTGCAGCAGAACGACGACATGCGCCGGATCTCCGCCTGGGTCGCCATCGCCGTCGCCCCGACGATGATCGCCGGCGTCTACGGGATGAACTTCGACAACATGCCCGAGCTGCACTGGCACTACGGCTACTTCGCCGTCCTCGCCCTGATGTTCGTCACCTGCGGCTCGATGTACGCCGGCTTCCGTAAGGCCGGCTGGCTCTGA